The Microbulbifer sp. YPW1 genome contains a region encoding:
- a CDS encoding META domain-containing protein — MNRIFPVWLMGFAIVVAGCMNMDGKDSGPTQTPGSLSSVCGDKWEMRLLRINGQAIPVDQPREFTFLCNSDGEAMGKSGINTYRGAMQVTSNGQILWDTDSFASTKMAGPPQLMEQETQYLRALSGTRQAFVKSGGGRLILRDVSGDIYIEYIKAGS; from the coding sequence ATGAACAGAATTTTCCCGGTGTGGCTGATGGGCTTCGCCATTGTCGTTGCCGGCTGTATGAACATGGATGGCAAGGACTCGGGCCCGACCCAGACCCCGGGCTCGCTGAGTAGTGTATGCGGCGACAAATGGGAAATGCGCCTGCTGCGCATCAATGGGCAGGCAATTCCGGTGGACCAGCCGCGGGAATTTACCTTCCTGTGTAACAGCGATGGCGAGGCCATGGGGAAAAGTGGCATCAATACCTACCGCGGTGCCATGCAGGTGACCAGCAATGGCCAGATCCTGTGGGACACCGACAGTTTCGCATCCACCAAGATGGCCGGCCCCCCGCAACTGATGGAGCAGGAGACCCAGTACCTGCGCGCCCTGTCCGGCACCCGCCAGGCCTTCGTGAAAAGCGGCGGCGGTCGCCTGATCCTGCGGGACGTGTCCGGGGATATCTATATTGAATACATCAAGGCGGGCAGCTGA
- a CDS encoding TonB-dependent receptor: MRKTIKFNPLAVGVMLACGASFAYAEPQLEEVTVTAQKREQSLQEVPVAVSAIGEAQLMENGISDMTELQKMSPNTTLQVSRGTNSTLTAFIRGIGQQDPLWGYEPGVGIYIDDVYIARPQGAVMDVFDVERIEVLRGPQGTLYGKNTIGGAVKYVTKKMTGDTEISIGSALGSYNQRDLKLKASTGLTENLNIGAAIASFNRDGFGENVITGEDQYNKDILAARVSLEYSPTEALFFRFAADKTTDKSASKHGHRFDPGVNGEPVLDSVYDTESNLPSDNLVETSGMSFTAEWQLSDSVTVKSVTASREGESDTVIDFDSVNTPSFDVPAIYDDEQFTQEFQLIWQGENADLVSGIYYYDGTASGAYDAVLAPISVAVNGSVDTQSLSAYAHYNWQFADQWNLNLGGRYTKDDKEADVYNAVIAGLGSDFSHDKYYADSAAPIVAAVRTDYTNSDSWGEFTPRVGIDYQLSNDAMLYATYSTGFKSGGFDMRGVETANPLTREGYAPETVDTMEFGWKLDLLANRLRLNGALFRADYTDMQLTTQRLLDDGTTAGDVLNAGKSRIQGIELEASLALTDNLSANANLGWVDAEFIEFMSGGENIADTRDMQNTPDTTAMIQLNWSLPVAGGEMVIVPSASYRSDTQIFETPSILDQEGYTLVDLTATYYSPDGNWNLGLQGKNLTDTEYRIAGYDFGPSLQTGFYGAPRTIALTGSYNF, from the coding sequence ATGCGCAAAACGATAAAGTTCAACCCCCTCGCCGTAGGTGTCATGCTCGCCTGCGGTGCCAGCTTCGCCTACGCCGAGCCCCAGCTCGAAGAAGTAACCGTAACCGCGCAGAAGCGCGAGCAGTCACTGCAGGAAGTGCCGGTGGCGGTATCAGCCATTGGTGAAGCCCAGCTGATGGAGAACGGCATTTCCGATATGACCGAGCTCCAGAAGATGTCCCCCAATACCACTTTGCAGGTGAGCCGCGGTACCAACTCCACCCTCACCGCATTCATTCGCGGCATTGGCCAGCAAGACCCACTGTGGGGCTATGAGCCAGGTGTTGGCATCTACATTGACGATGTCTATATCGCCCGTCCGCAGGGCGCGGTAATGGACGTGTTCGACGTAGAGCGAATCGAAGTACTGCGCGGCCCGCAGGGAACCCTGTACGGCAAGAACACCATCGGCGGCGCGGTGAAATATGTCACCAAGAAAATGACCGGTGACACTGAGATTTCCATTGGTAGCGCACTGGGCAGCTACAACCAGCGCGACCTGAAACTGAAAGCCTCCACCGGGCTGACCGAAAACCTGAATATTGGCGCGGCCATCGCTAGCTTCAATCGCGATGGCTTCGGTGAGAACGTTATTACCGGTGAAGACCAGTACAACAAAGATATTCTCGCAGCTCGAGTAAGCCTTGAATACTCACCGACCGAAGCATTGTTTTTCCGCTTCGCTGCCGATAAAACCACGGATAAGTCCGCGTCCAAACACGGCCATCGCTTTGATCCGGGCGTCAACGGTGAACCGGTACTGGACAGTGTTTACGATACCGAGTCGAACCTGCCGTCGGACAACCTGGTGGAAACCAGCGGTATGTCCTTCACCGCGGAATGGCAACTTTCTGACAGCGTAACTGTGAAATCAGTAACAGCGAGCCGCGAGGGCGAATCCGATACCGTTATTGATTTTGACAGCGTCAACACCCCGAGCTTTGACGTTCCCGCGATTTACGACGATGAACAATTCACTCAGGAATTCCAGCTCATCTGGCAGGGTGAAAATGCAGACCTGGTCAGTGGTATTTACTACTACGACGGCACCGCTTCTGGCGCCTACGACGCTGTACTGGCTCCCATTAGTGTGGCCGTTAACGGCAGCGTAGATACCCAAAGCCTGTCCGCCTACGCGCACTATAACTGGCAGTTTGCTGACCAGTGGAACCTGAATCTCGGCGGACGTTATACCAAAGACGACAAAGAAGCGGACGTTTACAACGCCGTGATCGCGGGTCTCGGCAGTGACTTCTCCCACGACAAGTACTATGCGGATTCGGCTGCCCCTATCGTAGCGGCCGTTCGTACCGACTATACAAACAGTGACTCCTGGGGGGAGTTTACACCCAGAGTTGGCATTGATTACCAACTCAGTAACGATGCCATGTTGTACGCCACTTATAGCACTGGCTTTAAATCTGGCGGCTTCGACATGCGCGGCGTAGAGACGGCCAACCCGCTCACCAGAGAGGGCTACGCACCGGAAACAGTGGACACTATGGAGTTCGGCTGGAAACTTGACCTCCTCGCCAATCGCTTACGCCTGAACGGTGCGCTATTCCGCGCAGACTATACCGACATGCAGTTGACTACCCAGCGCCTGCTTGACGATGGGACCACTGCCGGTGACGTTCTGAATGCTGGTAAATCCCGAATTCAGGGTATCGAGCTGGAAGCGTCTTTAGCGCTGACCGACAACCTGTCCGCCAACGCCAACCTCGGCTGGGTGGATGCAGAGTTCATCGAGTTCATGTCCGGCGGAGAAAATATTGCCGATACCCGCGATATGCAGAACACGCCAGACACCACTGCGATGATCCAGCTCAACTGGTCTCTGCCAGTCGCCGGCGGCGAAATGGTGATTGTTCCCTCAGCATCGTATCGCTCGGACACACAGATTTTCGAGACTCCGAGCATTCTCGACCAAGAGGGTTACACGCTGGTTGACCTGACTGCTACTTACTACAGCCCCGATGGCAACTGGAATCTTGGACTGCAAGGGAAAAATCTGACCGATACCGAATACCGCATCGCTGGTTATGACTTCGGCCCCAGCTTGCAGACCGGTTTCTACGGCGCACCCCGCACCATCGCACTCACAGGTAGTTACAACTTCTAA